In one window of uncultured Campylobacter sp. DNA:
- a CDS encoding TOBE domain-containing protein translates to MAISARNQLHVVISDVKTGAVNSLITAKTRGGDVLKATVTVDSEKALDLKAGKEAVFLFKAPNVIISKGENDLRLSAANQLKGKITAVKEGAINAEIDVRTAGGENLSAIVTNGSVKNLALAVGDEVTAIVKATQIIVGVK, encoded by the coding sequence ATGGCAATCAGTGCTAGAAATCAGCTTCACGTCGTAATCAGCGACGTAAAAACAGGTGCGGTGAATTCGCTAATCACAGCTAAAACCAGAGGCGGCGACGTGCTAAAAGCAACCGTGACGGTCGACTCCGAAAAAGCCTTAGATCTAAAGGCGGGCAAAGAGGCGGTATTTTTATTCAAAGCCCCAAATGTCATCATTTCAAAGGGAGAAAACGACCTTCGTCTAAGTGCTGCGAACCAGCTAAAAGGCAAAATCACCGCCGTTAAAGAGGGCGCAATCAATGCTGAAATCGATGTGAGAACCGCAGGCGGCGAAAATTTAAGCGCGATCGTCACAAACGGCTCCGTTAAAAATTTGGCGCTAGCAGTCGGCGACGAAGTAACCGCGATCGTCAAAGCTACTCAAATAATCGTCGGCGTAAAATAA
- a CDS encoding nucleotidyltransferase domain-containing protein, whose translation MPTKDEILNFLRELKPELESFGIYKVGLFGSYAKGGANIAETFKISADLFNKAPAKCRTASRQ comes from the coding sequence ATGCCTACAAAAGATGAAATTTTAAATTTTTTGCGCGAGCTAAAGCCGGAGCTTGAAAGCTTTGGAATTTACAAAGTCGGGCTATTCGGCAGCTATGCCAAAGGCGGAGCAAATATCGCCGAGACGTTTAAAATTTCAGCCGATCTATTTAATAAGGCGCCGGCAAAATGCCGGACGGCGAGCCGTCAATGA
- a CDS encoding NAD(P)H-dependent oxidoreductase, giving the protein MKTLVILSHPNFAASRVNKALSQVAKGAAGVEVRHLEGLYGTDTTRIDARTEQDALRGADRIVFLYPMYWLNVPPMLKAYIDIVFSHELVGSGALRGKVLQLALSASTPLSEYSKQGTIGFSLDEILTPLKIAANYCGMDFVVPFVSSGFEPGEFGDDAVDAAAARFGKLLRGELGPGEYQI; this is encoded by the coding sequence ATGAAAACACTCGTTATCTTATCGCATCCTAATTTCGCCGCCTCGCGCGTAAACAAAGCCCTATCGCAGGTCGCAAAGGGGGCTGCCGGCGTAGAGGTGCGTCATTTGGAGGGACTTTACGGCACCGATACTACGCGCATCGACGCTCGCACAGAGCAAGACGCGCTACGCGGCGCGGATCGCATCGTATTTTTGTACCCGATGTACTGGCTAAACGTGCCGCCTATGCTAAAAGCCTATATCGACATCGTCTTTTCGCACGAGCTGGTGGGTTCCGGCGCGCTTAGGGGCAAGGTCTTGCAGCTTGCGCTAAGTGCTAGTACGCCGCTTAGCGAGTACTCTAAGCAGGGTACTATCGGCTTTAGCCTGGATGAAATTTTAACGCCGCTTAAGATCGCAGCAAACTACTGCGGGATGGACTTTGTTGTGCCGTTTGTCAGCAGCGGATTTGAGCCCGGCGAGTTTGGCGACGATGCCGTAGATGCCGCAGCCGCACGCTTTGGTAAGCTTTTGCGAGGCGAGTTGGGCCCCGGCGAGTATCAAATTTAG
- the bcp gene encoding thioredoxin-dependent thiol peroxidase, producing MQRKTQIEDEFSAEDRERKITLQAGDAAPEFSLQNADGASVSLKDFAGKRVALYFYPKDNTPGCTTEACEFSAVYDDFIAADCVIVGISPDSAKSHAGFIAKQSLKHILLSDPQHEVAKLYGAWQVRKNYGREYLGIVRSTFLIGADGKILKVYKSVKAKDHAAKVLADLLAAGK from the coding sequence ATGCAGAGAAAAACACAGATCGAAGATGAGTTCAGCGCAGAGGATCGCGAGCGCAAAATCACGCTGCAAGCGGGAGATGCGGCGCCCGAGTTTAGCTTGCAAAACGCCGACGGAGCGAGCGTCTCGCTAAAGGACTTCGCGGGCAAGAGGGTCGCGCTGTATTTTTACCCCAAGGATAACACCCCCGGCTGCACGACCGAAGCGTGCGAATTTAGCGCCGTATACGATGATTTCATCGCCGCAGACTGCGTGATCGTCGGCATCAGCCCCGACAGCGCCAAATCCCACGCGGGCTTCATCGCCAAGCAGAGCCTAAAACACATCCTGCTGAGCGATCCGCAGCACGAGGTAGCCAAGCTATACGGCGCGTGGCAGGTGCGCAAAAACTACGGGCGCGAGTATCTAGGCATCGTGCGCTCGACCTTTCTGATCGGTGCGGACGGCAAAATTTTAAAGGTCTATAAAAGCGTCAAGGCAAAGGATCACGCCGCAAAGGTGCTCGCGGATCTACTGGCTGCGGGAAAGTAA
- the purF gene encoding amidophosphoribosyltransferase, which produces MCAIVGVINSEGAAKTAYYGLFAMQHRGQEASGISSSFNHHIKTIKATGLVTEVFSPTSFEILKGNIAIGHNRYGTAGADSLKDAQPVAGNYALGEISIVHNGNLINKDEIRRKLVSEGAIFQSGMDTENILHLIARSKQEHLKDRIIEALNQCVGAYSLLILSRSKMFAVRDRYGVRPLSIGRLKDGGYIVASETCAFDLVGAEFIRDVKPGEMVIFEEGKDEFSSVQILKAAEARICAFEYIYFARPDSVVEGKNVYEVRKKLGAALARKCKELKADFVVPVPDSGVPAALGFAQESKIPFEMAIVRNHYIGRTFIEPTQEVRNLKVKLKLNPIGAALHGKSVAVIDDSIVRGTTSKKIVELLRHAGAARVHMCIASPELKYPERYGIDTPSVRELIAANMSTDEICKFIGADSLTFLSVPELVEALGSERKYSLVSFDGDYFIKD; this is translated from the coding sequence ATGTGCGCAATCGTGGGAGTCATAAATTCCGAAGGTGCGGCTAAGACCGCGTATTACGGGCTTTTTGCCATGCAGCACCGCGGCCAGGAGGCAAGCGGTATCAGCTCGAGCTTCAACCATCATATCAAAACGATCAAAGCCACGGGGCTCGTGACGGAGGTTTTTAGCCCCACAAGTTTTGAAATTTTAAAAGGCAACATTGCGATCGGTCACAACCGCTACGGCACCGCGGGTGCAGACAGCCTAAAGGACGCGCAGCCCGTTGCGGGCAACTACGCTCTGGGAGAGATATCAATCGTTCATAACGGAAATTTGATCAATAAAGACGAAATCCGCCGCAAGCTCGTAAGCGAGGGGGCGATCTTTCAGTCCGGCATGGATACCGAAAATATCCTACACCTCATCGCCCGTAGCAAGCAGGAGCATCTAAAAGACCGCATCATCGAAGCTCTGAATCAGTGCGTGGGCGCGTATTCGCTTCTGATTTTAAGCCGCTCAAAGATGTTTGCCGTGCGCGATCGCTACGGCGTGCGTCCGCTCAGCATCGGCAGGCTAAAAGACGGCGGCTACATCGTCGCGAGCGAGACCTGCGCGTTTGATCTCGTAGGAGCCGAGTTCATCCGCGACGTAAAGCCCGGCGAGATGGTGATCTTCGAAGAGGGCAAGGACGAGTTCAGCTCGGTTCAAATTTTAAAAGCCGCGGAGGCTAGAATTTGCGCGTTTGAATACATCTACTTCGCGCGCCCCGACAGCGTCGTAGAGGGCAAAAACGTATATGAAGTCAGAAAAAAACTGGGCGCGGCGCTCGCGCGAAAATGTAAAGAGCTAAAAGCCGATTTCGTCGTGCCCGTGCCCGATAGCGGCGTACCGGCGGCGCTGGGTTTCGCACAAGAGAGCAAAATCCCCTTTGAGATGGCGATCGTGCGCAACCACTACATAGGTCGCACCTTTATCGAGCCGACGCAAGAGGTGCGAAATTTAAAGGTCAAACTCAAGCTAAATCCGATTGGCGCGGCACTGCACGGCAAGAGCGTCGCGGTGATCGACGACAGCATCGTGCGCGGCACCACGAGCAAAAAGATCGTCGAGCTTCTGCGCCATGCGGGCGCGGCGCGCGTGCATATGTGCATCGCGAGCCCCGAGCTAAAGTATCCCGAGCGCTACGGTATCGACACGCCGAGCGTGCGCGAGCTGATCGCCGCGAATATGAGCACGGATGAAATTTGCAAATTTATAGGTGCCGACAGCCTCACGTTTCTTAGCGTACCGGAGCTCGTAGAGGCGCTTGGAAGCGAGCGCAAGTACTCGCTCGTAAGCTTCGACGGCGATTATTTCATCAAAGATTAG
- the dapB gene encoding 4-hydroxy-tetrahydrodipicolinate reductase, translating to MINIGIHGGSGRMGTMIYECLKNFDQARASVIYTVAPLDYAPSCAVVSSYDELFSGCDVVIDFTIRDGAISLMKFALSHPKPLCIGTTALGEEGKRLLRECGAKMPVLHATNMSLGVAVLNKLVALASRSLRDFDCEILEMHHRHKKDAPSGTAMSLAESAASARGLSLKDVRVSGRDGLIGERGKDEIAVMSLRGGDIVGRHTVGFYGDGEFIELNHTATSRATFARGAIKAAVWLAPQNSGLYGMDDCLGI from the coding sequence ATGATAAATATAGGAATTCATGGCGGAAGCGGTAGAATGGGCACGATGATCTACGAATGCCTGAAAAATTTCGATCAGGCGCGAGCAAGCGTGATCTACACGGTCGCGCCGCTTGATTATGCGCCGAGCTGCGCTGTAGTAAGCAGCTACGACGAGCTTTTTAGCGGCTGTGACGTCGTGATAGACTTCACGATCCGAGACGGCGCGATAAGCTTAATGAAATTTGCGCTTTCGCACCCAAAGCCGCTTTGCATCGGCACGACGGCTCTGGGCGAGGAGGGCAAGCGGCTACTGCGCGAATGCGGCGCGAAGATGCCCGTACTGCACGCTACGAATATGAGCCTGGGCGTCGCGGTGCTAAACAAACTCGTGGCGCTTGCCAGCAGGAGCCTGCGCGATTTTGACTGCGAAATTTTAGAGATGCACCACCGCCACAAAAAAGATGCTCCGAGCGGCACGGCGATGAGCCTCGCGGAAAGCGCCGCGAGCGCGCGCGGGTTAAGCTTAAAAGACGTGCGCGTAAGCGGTCGCGACGGGCTCATCGGCGAGCGCGGCAAGGACGAGATCGCCGTGATGTCGCTGCGCGGCGGTGACATAGTCGGGCGCCACACCGTGGGATTTTACGGCGATGGCGAGTTTATCGAACTAAATCATACGGCGACTTCGCGCGCGACCTTTGCCAGAGGCGCGATAAAGGCCGCAGTTTGGCTAGCGCCCCAAAATAGCGGGCTTTACGGTATGGACGACTGCTTAGGAATTTAG
- a CDS encoding DUF488 family protein codes for MTKFKIKRVYERAEEEDGFRVLCDKLWPRGVKKDALELDMWAKDITPSTEIRKLFAHKPENFAHFKELYLAELEQNPAVAEFLKAVKNEPVVTLLYAAKDEHCNHAMILRDFLQSKVR; via the coding sequence ATGACAAAATTTAAGATTAAGCGCGTCTATGAGCGCGCGGAGGAAGAGGATGGTTTTCGCGTACTATGCGACAAACTGTGGCCGCGCGGCGTAAAAAAAGATGCGTTGGAGCTTGATATGTGGGCAAAAGACATAACGCCTAGCACCGAAATACGTAAGCTTTTCGCGCACAAGCCTGAGAATTTCGCCCATTTTAAGGAGCTCTACCTGGCTGAGCTTGAGCAAAATCCCGCCGTGGCGGAGTTTTTAAAAGCGGTCAAAAACGAGCCAGTCGTCACGTTGCTATACGCCGCAAAGGACGAGCACTGCAACCACGCGATGATTCTGCGCGATTTTCTGCAAAGCAAGGTGCGCTGA